From the Solanum pennellii chromosome 4, SPENNV200 genome, one window contains:
- the LOC107017351 gene encoding F-box/kelch-repeat protein At3g23880-like, whose product MDCYCPLPEDIVVDILLRLPVEPLLRFKCVCKHWYALIKSESFIEKHFHHKNNRSRLLICNLKLEAEEHIDFQSAVVSLLPEKIVSGVTPEEKILLYLPRVDYFKILAGPVNGLFLVQEIFFEHGERLSLWNPATREFRPLPPAPFVTEHSLWNYDHEFGLGFDQLTQHYKVVWIRVFFEIREQGQGQRRRAYLHNFVCVYSSCDNSWKSLQFPSSFTLGFPYSVTYLNGIYYWICRSDDNNICKIQSFAMGSQQLGEMQGPDIPGEHWVRLTLRGDSLAMLVSDKCMTSIYEMKQEGSWSKVLTVQPRIDAAHLPKGIWENDKIVFYLRETSQLVLYDPTTSQVTDLGIQPRLMGCGVFIYQESLALITKGN is encoded by the coding sequence ATGGATTGTTATTGTCCTTTACCAGAAGATATTGTGGTTGATATTTTATTGAGGTTGCCAGTGGAACCACTCTTGCGTTTCAAATGTGTGTGCAAGCACTGGTATGCTCTCATCAAAAGTGAGAGTTTCATAGAGAAGCATTTTCATCACAAGAACAATCGTTCCCGTCTCCTCATTTGCAACTTGAAACTTGAAGCGGAAGAACACATCGACTTTCAGTCTGCTGTAGTCTCCTTGCTACCTGAAAAAATAGTTTCGGGTGTGACCCCTGAAGAAAAAATTCTCCTTTATCTTCCAAGGGTcgattattttaaaattcttgCTGGCCCAGTTAATGGCTTATTCTTAGTGCAGGAAATCTTTTTTGAACACGGTGAACGCTTGAGTTTGTGGAATCCTGCCACCAGAGAGTTCCGACCTCTGCCTCCTGCGCCTTTTGTGACTGAGCACTCCTTATGGAACTATGATCATGAATTTGGATTGGGGTTTGACCAACTGACTCAGCATTATAAGGTTGTTTGGATTCGAGTATTCTTTGAGATCCGGGAACAAGGACAGGGACAGAGACGGCGCGCTTACCTTCATAATTTTGTCTGTGTCTATTCCTCATGCGATAACTCATGGAAGAGCCTACAATTCCCTTCCAGTTTTACCTTAGGTTTTCCCTATTCCGTCACATATCTCAACGGGATTTATTATTGGATTTGTAGGAGCGACGATAATAATATATGCAAGATTCAGTCATTTGCCATGGGCAGCCAACAGTTGGGGGAGATGCAAGGCCCAGATATTCCAGGTGAACACTGGGTGAGGCTGACACTGCGTGGAGACTCTCTTGCAATGTTAGTCAGTGATAAGTGTATGACATCCATATACGAAATGAAACAAGAGGGAAGTTGGTCCAAGGTGTTAACTGTTCAACCCCGTATAGATGCTGCTCATTTGCCTAAAGGTATTTGGGAGAATGATAAGATTGTTTTTTACCTCAGAGAAACGTCACAGCTGGTGCTATATGACCCTACAACAAGTCAAGTTACGGATCTTGGAATTCAGCCGAGGCTTATGGGCTGTGGTGTTTTCATTTATCAGGAGAGCCTAGCTCTAATTACGAAAGGGAATTAG